In Nomascus leucogenys isolate Asia chromosome 8, Asia_NLE_v1, whole genome shotgun sequence, a single genomic region encodes these proteins:
- the PPP2R2A gene encoding serine/threonine-protein phosphatase 2A 55 kDa regulatory subunit B alpha isoform isoform X3 produces the protein MDLMVEASPRRIFANAHTYHINSISINSDYETYLSADDLRINLWHLEITDRSFNIVDIKPANMEELTEVITAAEFHPNSCNTFVYSSSKGTIRLCDMRASALCDRHSKLFEEPEDPSNRSFFSEIISSISDVKFSHSGRYMMTRDYLSVKIWDLNMENRPVETYQVHEYLRSKLCSLYENDCIFDKFECCWNGSDSVVMTGSYNNFFRMFDRNTKRDITLEASRENNKPRTVLKPRKVCASGKRKKDEISVDSLDFNKKILHTAWHPKENIIAVATTNNLYIFQDKVN, from the exons ATGGATCTAATGGTTGAGGCCAGTCCACGAAGAATATTTGCCAATGCTCATACATATCACATCAACTCAATTTCTATTAATAGTGATTATGAAACATATTTATCTGCAGATGATTTGCGGATTAATCTTTGGCATCTGGAAATTACAGACAGGAGTTTTA ACATTGTGGATATCAAGCCTGCCAATATGGAAGAGCTAACAGAGGTGATTACAGCAGCAGAATTTCATCCAAACAGCTGTAACACATTTGTATACAGCAGCAGTAAAGGAACTATTCGGCTATGTGACATGAGGGCATCTGCCCTCTGTGATAGGCATTCTAAAT tgtTTGAAGAACCTGAAGATCCCAGTAACAGGTCATTTTTTTCCGAAATCATCTCCTCTATTTCGGATGTAAAATTCAGCCATAGTGGTCGATATATGATGACTAGAGACTATTTGTCAGTCAAAATTTGGGACTTAAATATGGAAAACAGGCCTGTGGAAACATACCAG GTGCATGAATACCTCAGAAGTAAACTCTGTTCACTGTATGAAAATGACTGCATATTTGACAAATTTGAATGTTGTTGGAATGGATCTGACAG TGTTGTCATGACTGGATCTTACAATAATTTCTTCAGAATGTTTGACAGAAACACAAAGCGAGACATAACCCTAGAAGCATCGCGGGAAAACAATAAGCCTCGCACAGTTCTGAAGCCTCGCAAAGTCTGTGCAAGTGGCAAGcgaaagaaagatgaaataagTGTTGACAGCCTAGACTTCAATAAGAAAATCCTTCACACAGCCTGGCACCCCAAGGAAAATATCATTGCTGTAGCTACTACAAACAATCTGTATATATTTCAAGACAAAGTGAATTAG